In Streptomyces sp. NBC_00704, a genomic segment contains:
- a CDS encoding DUF397 domain-containing protein gives MSALSRNVPSPTDSHDFPQTRWLRSSYSTGANNCVETARPDSGPWAGLLAVRDSKNPAGPALLFSPESWTGFTSALR, from the coding sequence ATGTCCGCACTTTCGCGGAACGTACCTTCCCCTACCGATTCCCACGATTTCCCGCAGACGCGATGGCTGCGCAGCAGCTACAGCACCGGAGCCAACAACTGCGTCGAGACGGCCCGGCCGGACTCCGGCCCGTGGGCCGGCCTGCTCGCCGTACGCGACTCCAAGAACCCGGCCGGGCCCGCCCTGCTCTTCTCCCCCGAGAGCTGGACGGGCTTCACGTCCGCGCTGCGCTGA